From one Catenuloplanes nepalensis genomic stretch:
- a CDS encoding terpene synthase family protein, which translates to MSQPFTLPEFYVPHPARLNPHLEGARTHSRAWAREMEMIEGSGIWDEADFDNHDYALLCAYTHPDADGPELDLITDWYVWVFFFDDHFLELYKKTRDQTGAKAYLDRLPAFMPIGDLSAMPEPTNAIEAGLADLWRRTVPAMSSDWQRRFRQSTEHLLVECVWELSNISDGRTANPIEYVEMRRKVGGAPWSADLVEHAVAAEIPALVAATRPLRVLKDTFSDAVHLRNDIFSYQRETESEGEVNNCVLVFERFFEITPQAAADAVNDLLTSRLQQFENTALTEVPMIAAEHGLSPSEALAVARYAKGLQDWQSGGHEWHLRSSRYMNKGSRPGLGMAAARRFGAAIGAGRIKQHTHAHFAPVGELPMPDFLMPYPLRTSPHLNRSRENTVAWSRAMGFFDPVAGVPGPPVWNEDLLRGFDFPLCAAHINWDASADQLDVSSYWLTWGTYADDWFPLVFNRSRDYAAAKVHVERLKRFMPVDGSAMPVPAHPLEAGLADLWPRTAGPMNSDQRAQFHHAVSDMLDSWLWELQNHLQHRVADPVDYVEMRRRTFGSELTMSLCRVKHGSLLPPEIYRTRAMRGLDNSAADYACLANDVFSYRKEIEFEGELNNGVLVIQRFLEITPTEAMRVAAGLMAARLQQFERIARDELPILHRDFDLDPEAISMIARYVQELRDWMAGVLAWHRGTHRYEEADLLKLPHSPRNVVGHPRSGASERPASRLPGPAGVPGRTAPAARVPAAAGAGAPAAVGGSGAPVPATVPVAGGVSAPATPALTMTLPAPAGLGTGAARLFVRTPASH; encoded by the coding sequence GTGAGCCAGCCGTTCACCCTCCCCGAGTTCTACGTGCCGCACCCGGCGCGGCTGAATCCGCACCTGGAGGGCGCCCGCACGCACTCCAGGGCGTGGGCCCGCGAGATGGAGATGATCGAGGGCTCCGGCATCTGGGACGAGGCCGACTTCGACAACCACGACTACGCGCTGCTCTGTGCCTACACCCACCCGGACGCGGACGGACCGGAGCTGGACCTGATCACCGACTGGTACGTCTGGGTCTTCTTCTTCGACGACCACTTCCTGGAGCTGTACAAGAAGACCCGCGACCAGACCGGCGCCAAGGCCTACCTGGACCGGCTGCCCGCGTTCATGCCGATCGGTGACCTCTCCGCGATGCCCGAGCCGACGAACGCGATCGAGGCCGGCCTCGCCGACCTGTGGCGGCGCACGGTTCCGGCGATGTCCTCCGACTGGCAGCGGCGGTTCCGGCAGAGCACCGAACACCTGCTCGTCGAGTGCGTCTGGGAGCTGTCCAACATCTCCGACGGGCGCACCGCGAACCCGATCGAGTACGTCGAGATGCGCCGCAAGGTCGGTGGCGCCCCCTGGTCGGCCGACCTGGTCGAACACGCGGTCGCGGCCGAGATCCCGGCCCTGGTCGCGGCCACCCGCCCGCTGCGCGTCCTCAAGGACACGTTCTCCGACGCGGTGCACCTGCGCAACGACATCTTCTCCTACCAGCGCGAGACCGAGTCCGAGGGCGAGGTCAACAACTGCGTGCTGGTCTTCGAGCGGTTCTTCGAGATCACCCCGCAGGCCGCGGCGGACGCGGTCAACGACCTGCTCACCTCGCGCCTGCAGCAGTTCGAGAACACCGCGCTGACCGAGGTCCCGATGATCGCGGCCGAGCACGGGCTGTCGCCGTCCGAGGCGCTCGCGGTGGCGCGCTACGCGAAGGGTCTCCAGGACTGGCAGTCCGGCGGGCACGAGTGGCACCTGCGATCGAGCCGCTACATGAACAAGGGCTCCCGGCCGGGGCTGGGCATGGCGGCGGCCCGGCGGTTCGGTGCGGCGATCGGCGCGGGCCGGATCAAGCAGCACACGCACGCGCACTTCGCGCCGGTCGGCGAGCTGCCGATGCCGGACTTCCTGATGCCGTACCCGCTGCGGACCAGCCCGCACCTGAACCGGTCCCGCGAGAACACGGTCGCGTGGTCGCGCGCGATGGGGTTCTTCGACCCGGTCGCGGGCGTGCCGGGACCGCCGGTGTGGAACGAGGACCTGCTGCGCGGCTTCGACTTCCCGCTCTGCGCCGCGCACATCAACTGGGACGCGTCCGCGGACCAGCTCGACGTCTCCTCGTACTGGCTGACCTGGGGCACCTACGCGGACGACTGGTTCCCACTGGTGTTCAACCGGTCCCGGGACTACGCGGCCGCGAAGGTGCACGTGGAGCGGCTCAAGCGGTTCATGCCGGTCGACGGTTCCGCCATGCCGGTGCCCGCGCATCCGCTCGAGGCCGGGCTCGCCGACCTGTGGCCACGCACGGCCGGGCCGATGAACTCCGATCAGCGCGCGCAGTTCCACCACGCGGTGTCGGACATGCTGGACAGCTGGCTGTGGGAACTGCAGAACCACCTCCAGCACCGGGTGGCCGACCCGGTCGACTACGTGGAGATGCGCCGCCGCACGTTCGGCTCCGAGCTGACCATGAGCCTGTGCCGGGTCAAGCACGGCTCGCTGCTGCCGCCGGAGATCTACCGCACCCGGGCCATGCGCGGCCTGGACAACTCCGCCGCCGACTACGCCTGCCTGGCCAACGACGTCTTCTCGTACCGCAAGGAGATCGAGTTCGAGGGCGAGCTGAACAACGGCGTCCTGGTCATCCAGCGCTTCCTGGAGATCACGCCGACCGAGGCGATGCGGGTCGCGGCCGGCCTGATGGCGGCCCGGCTCCAGCAGTTCGAGCGCATCGCCCGCGACGAGCTGCCGATCCTCCACCGGGACTTCGACCTCGACCCAGAGGCAATTTCCATGATCGCGCGGTACGTGCAGGAGCTGCGCGACTGGATGGCCGGCGTGCTCGCCTGGCACCGCGGGACGCATCGCTACGAGGAGGCGGACCTGCTCAAGCTGCCGCACTCACCGCGCAACGTGGTAGGTCATCCCCGCTCCGGCGCGTCCGAGCGCCCGGCGTCCCGGCTTCCCGGGCCGGCCGGTGTGCCGGGCCGTACCGCGCCCGCGGCTCGCGTTCCCGCCGCCGCAGGTGCCGGTGCTCCGGCTGCTGTCGGCGGAAGCGGTGCGCCCGTGCCCGCGACCGTTCCCGTCGCGGGCGGCGTCTCCGCGCCCGCGACGCCGGCACTGACCATGACGCTGCCCGCACCCGCCGGGCTCGGCACCGGCGCGGCGCGGCTGTTCGTGCGCACGCCGGCGTCGCATTGA
- a CDS encoding response regulator transcription factor, translating into MRVLVADDERLLADTVALGLRREAMAVDVCYDGDGAHERLSVHRYDVAVLDRDMPGRTGDDLCRWAARERPETRLLLLTAAAGVYDRVEGLGLGADDYLTKPFAFAELVARVRALARRTAPALPPVLEQDGIVVDVASRTATRDGRPLGLTAKEFGLLHALMRARGQTVTTEDLLEQVWDEHTDPFTNVIRVAVMTLRRKLGEPAILHTVPRAGYRIGRTGR; encoded by the coding sequence GTGCGGGTTCTGGTTGCCGACGACGAGCGCCTGCTCGCCGACACGGTCGCGCTCGGGCTGCGGCGGGAGGCGATGGCGGTGGACGTCTGCTACGACGGGGACGGCGCGCACGAGCGCCTCTCCGTGCACCGCTACGACGTGGCCGTGCTGGACCGGGACATGCCGGGCCGGACCGGGGACGATCTCTGCCGGTGGGCCGCGCGGGAACGGCCGGAGACGCGGCTGCTGCTGCTCACCGCGGCCGCCGGCGTCTACGACCGGGTGGAGGGGCTGGGACTCGGCGCGGACGACTACCTGACGAAGCCGTTCGCGTTCGCCGAGCTGGTAGCGCGGGTGCGGGCCCTGGCGAGACGTACCGCACCCGCGCTGCCTCCGGTGCTGGAACAGGACGGGATCGTGGTCGACGTGGCGTCGCGGACCGCGACCCGGGACGGCCGGCCGCTGGGGCTGACCGCGAAGGAGTTCGGGCTGCTGCACGCGCTGATGCGGGCGCGCGGGCAGACCGTCACCACGGAGGACCTACTGGAACAGGTCTGGGACGAGCACACCGACCCGTTCACGAACGTGATCCGGGTGGCGGTGATGACGCTGCGCCGCAAGCTGGGCGAGCCGGCGATCCTGCACACGGTGCCGCGTGCGGGCTACCGGATCGGCCGGACCGGCCGATGA
- a CDS encoding sensor histidine kinase: MSIRWRLVLVCTGLILLTAIAYDNWWRLPAGASVLDDNCLNVWYDNMEYRDVANLCAQAQRFLPLRMFSPLLGTLVIAALCYPLLAYWVLLPLRTIVPAIAQMGPQNLGHRIRAPRRRRDEVSRLGHALDTMMDRIAAGYEGQRRFAANASHELRTPLALQRTLVEVGMAAPLTPEQSALLASQLLAANARNERLIEGLLVLSQADQGLAGRNPERLDTIVEAVLAAHAEPAAEREITLVPSVRPRTVHGDAVLLERLVRNLVHNAITYNVPGGTVHVTVGDEPALTVVNTGPPVPAAEVTRLFEPFTRLATDRIDHSGGSGLGLAIARSVVAAHDGTITARPEPSGGLRITVRFPRP; this comes from the coding sequence ATGAGCATCCGGTGGCGCCTGGTGCTGGTCTGCACCGGGCTGATCCTGCTGACCGCGATCGCGTACGACAACTGGTGGCGGCTGCCGGCCGGGGCCAGCGTGCTGGACGACAACTGCCTCAACGTCTGGTACGACAACATGGAGTACCGGGACGTGGCGAACCTATGCGCCCAGGCACAGCGGTTCCTTCCGTTGCGGATGTTCTCCCCGCTGCTCGGCACCCTGGTCATCGCCGCGTTGTGCTATCCGCTGCTGGCCTACTGGGTGCTGCTGCCGCTGCGCACGATCGTCCCGGCGATCGCGCAGATGGGCCCGCAGAACCTCGGTCACCGCATCCGCGCGCCGCGCCGCCGCCGGGACGAGGTGTCCCGGCTCGGCCACGCGCTGGACACGATGATGGACCGGATCGCGGCCGGCTACGAGGGACAGCGCCGGTTCGCCGCGAACGCGTCGCACGAGCTGCGCACGCCGCTGGCGTTGCAGCGCACGCTGGTCGAGGTGGGCATGGCCGCGCCGCTCACGCCGGAGCAGTCCGCGCTGCTGGCCAGCCAGCTGCTGGCCGCGAACGCACGCAACGAGCGGCTGATCGAGGGCCTGCTGGTGCTCAGCCAGGCCGATCAAGGGCTCGCCGGGCGGAACCCGGAACGGCTGGACACGATCGTCGAGGCGGTGCTGGCGGCACACGCGGAACCGGCCGCGGAACGCGAGATCACGCTGGTGCCGTCGGTGCGGCCGCGGACCGTCCACGGCGACGCGGTACTGCTGGAACGGCTGGTCCGCAACCTGGTGCACAACGCGATCACCTACAACGTGCCGGGCGGCACCGTGCACGTGACGGTCGGCGACGAGCCCGCGCTGACCGTGGTCAACACCGGCCCGCCGGTCCCGGCCGCGGAGGTGACCCGGTTGTTCGAGCCGTTCACCCGGCTGGCCACCGACCGCATCGACCACAGTGGCGGCAGCGGGCTCGGCCTGGCCATCGCGCGGTCCGTGGTGGCCGCGCACGACGGCACGATCACGGCGCGGCCAGAACCGTCCGGCGGTCTGCGTATTACGGTCAGGTTTCCCCGCCCCTAA